A region from the Lysobacter sp. BMK333-48F3 genome encodes:
- the mutY gene encoding A/G-specific adenine glycosylase: MTASNVPATADAFATRLLAWFDVSGRHDLPWQHPRTPYRVWLSEIMLQQTQVKTAAPYFERFVAALPSLPDLAAAELDSVLGLWSGLGYYARARNLHSAAKLCVERHGGELPRDIDALTALPGIGRSTAAAILAQAWDDRHAILDGNVKRVLSRYHGIDGYPGLPAVERQLWALAESHLPQARMVDYTQAQMDLGATLCTRADPSCILCPLQHDCVARIEGRVAELPTPKPGKTVPQRQAQVLWLLDDDGRVLLQRRPPSGIWAGLWTLPQSEEAAGAQQWFQAHVRGDFAAGEALPAVAHAFSHYKLDLWPRRWRGIALRDRVGDNDDLRWFARAELAALGIPAPIRKLIEAA, from the coding sequence ATGACCGCTTCCAACGTCCCAGCCACCGCCGACGCCTTCGCCACCCGCCTGCTGGCGTGGTTCGACGTCAGCGGCCGCCACGACCTGCCCTGGCAGCACCCGCGCACGCCGTATCGGGTGTGGCTGTCGGAAATCATGCTGCAGCAGACCCAGGTCAAGACCGCGGCGCCGTACTTCGAGCGCTTCGTCGCGGCCCTGCCGAGCCTGCCCGACCTGGCCGCGGCCGAACTCGACAGCGTGCTCGGCCTGTGGTCGGGCCTGGGCTACTACGCCCGGGCGCGCAATCTGCACTCCGCGGCCAAGCTCTGCGTCGAACGCCACGGCGGCGAGCTGCCGCGCGACATCGATGCGCTGACCGCGTTGCCCGGCATCGGCCGCAGCACCGCCGCGGCGATCCTGGCCCAGGCCTGGGACGATCGCCATGCGATCCTCGACGGCAACGTCAAGCGCGTGCTCAGCCGCTACCACGGCATCGACGGCTATCCGGGCCTGCCGGCGGTCGAACGGCAGCTGTGGGCGCTGGCCGAATCGCATCTGCCGCAGGCGCGCATGGTCGACTACACCCAGGCGCAGATGGACCTGGGCGCGACCTTGTGCACCCGCGCCGATCCGTCCTGCATCCTGTGCCCTTTGCAGCACGACTGCGTCGCCCGGATCGAAGGCCGGGTCGCCGAACTGCCCACGCCCAAACCGGGCAAGACCGTGCCGCAGCGCCAGGCGCAGGTGCTGTGGCTGCTCGACGACGATGGCCGGGTGCTGCTGCAGCGCCGCCCGCCCAGCGGGATCTGGGCCGGCCTGTGGACCCTGCCGCAAAGCGAGGAAGCGGCCGGCGCGCAGCAGTGGTTCCAGGCTCACGTGCGCGGCGATTTCGCCGCCGGCGAAGCCTTGCCCGCGGTCGCGCACGCCTTCAGCCACTACAAGCTCGACCTGTGGCCGCGGCGCTGGCGCGGCATCGCCCTGCGCGACCGGGTCGGCGACAATGACGATCTGCGCTGGTTCGCGCGCGCCGAACTGGCTGCGCTCGGCATTCCCGCGCCGATCCGCAAACTGATCGAAGCGGCCTGA
- a CDS encoding oxidative damage protection protein yields MSRTVFCEYERRDTEGLDFVPWPGELGKRVFAHIGKAGWAAWLAHQTMLINENRLSPLDPKHRAFLEGEMEKFLFGGGAEKPAGFVPEG; encoded by the coding sequence ATGAGCCGCACCGTCTTCTGCGAATACGAACGCCGCGACACCGAAGGCCTGGACTTCGTGCCCTGGCCCGGCGAACTGGGCAAGCGCGTGTTCGCCCACATCGGCAAGGCCGGCTGGGCCGCCTGGCTGGCCCACCAGACCATGCTGATCAACGAAAACCGGCTGTCGCCGCTGGACCCCAAGCACCGCGCCTTCCTCGAAGGCGAGATGGAGAAGTTCCTGTTCGGCGGCGGCGCGGAGAAGCCGGCCGGGTTCGTGCCCGAAGGCTAG
- a CDS encoding N-acetyltransferase yields the protein MRIQEQTREHEAQIDALTRAAFGGDGEAELVARLHADGLVRLSLVALDEAGQVVGHALFTALAVQVDGRRIDALCLAPVSVLPSWQRRGVGARLIRSGLARLAEAGFEAVVVLGHADYYPRFGFDPALASKLAAPFSGECFMALELSPGALAGERGSVTYPPAFGL from the coding sequence ATGCGCATCCAGGAACAAACCCGCGAACACGAAGCGCAGATCGACGCCTTGACCCGAGCCGCGTTCGGCGGCGACGGCGAGGCCGAACTGGTCGCCCGCCTGCACGCCGACGGCCTGGTGCGGCTGTCGCTGGTCGCGCTCGACGAGGCCGGCCAGGTCGTCGGCCACGCACTGTTCACCGCGCTCGCGGTGCAGGTCGACGGACGCCGGATCGATGCGCTGTGCCTGGCGCCGGTGTCGGTGCTGCCGTCCTGGCAGCGTCGCGGCGTGGGCGCGCGATTGATCCGCAGCGGCCTGGCGCGCCTGGCCGAGGCCGGTTTCGAAGCGGTGGTGGTGCTCGGTCATGCCGACTACTACCCGCGCTTCGGCTTCGATCCCGCGCTGGCGTCGAAGCTGGCCGCGCCGTTCTCGGGCGAATGCTTCATGGCCCTGGAACTAAGCCCCGGCGCGCTGGCCGGCGAGCGCGGTTCGGTGACGTATCCGCCGGCGTTTGGACTGTGA
- a CDS encoding DUF11 domain-containing protein, which produces MTAKYLVPALCLVALIASAPRPLHAQAGIGVQAGASPTGTIGTNKGDPGSGALQCPAGTIVRGAYHRDKSMSGGLPSTRGMTNRVGLYCGGITTDGSTVAVVNRNANGSPDVLSGSYAQPGTEVTNYCPSNQLVHQFGGWDREWSNGQYPPWSSSLNLVCRPLTLDANSWVRMTTGASTSIEVGVRETMSGQPAHVSRGPFCSNTSTTLVSGLFMQAGGEGYDGINVYCGTLLQARHSAILSFTDFAWNKTLGGTGWLVNLTQGSTLLDNGAGTTGAGRTPHAGAAANTSTVQTASEIYVLPGSNYRAAISQRPGGIAANTYVTAGSCLTGTALSNEQDASCTLAVTGLPDIAVTLSTPAPVYSNYGQLQNIVLTATNVGPGATDGDDGFSVVATLPAGWTAGTLPANCVASGGNTVVTCALNPTPLAGSAAPGSNGGTVGFTIPVTVNSPTLSGTYTANAALGRSLPDGDADPTNNDFNTANDTASGPLVFQKQPILRLRKALPLGRFVAADQFALSIAGTGGPANATTAGSGSTANGEALLNGSVGAVYTLSEAGAAGANLANYTSAYSCSNALAGGQAPNGNGASFNLTAVAGDDLTCTFGNTRAPLADLAISKTNGVSTVSRGATTTYTIVVTNNGPDAVTGAILRDPAAGRQGLSCTAPPSCTGAACPAGLTLAQLEGGVALGALANGATVTVDLSCTVQ; this is translated from the coding sequence ATGACGGCCAAATACCTCGTCCCCGCTCTCTGCCTCGTCGCCCTGATCGCCAGCGCCCCCCGCCCGCTCCACGCCCAAGCCGGCATCGGCGTGCAGGCCGGCGCCTCCCCCACCGGCACCATCGGCACCAACAAAGGCGATCCCGGCTCCGGGGCGCTGCAATGCCCGGCCGGCACCATCGTCCGCGGCGCCTACCATCGCGACAAGTCGATGAGCGGGGGACTGCCCTCCACCCGCGGCATGACCAACCGGGTCGGCCTGTACTGCGGCGGCATCACCACCGACGGCAGCACGGTCGCCGTGGTCAACCGCAACGCCAACGGCAGCCCGGACGTCCTGTCCGGCAGCTATGCCCAGCCCGGCACCGAGGTCACCAACTACTGCCCGTCCAACCAGTTGGTGCATCAGTTCGGCGGCTGGGACCGCGAATGGTCCAACGGCCAGTACCCGCCGTGGTCCTCGTCGCTGAACCTGGTCTGCCGGCCGCTGACCCTGGACGCGAATTCCTGGGTGCGGATGACCACCGGCGCCTCGACCAGCATCGAGGTCGGCGTACGCGAAACCATGTCCGGCCAACCGGCCCACGTCTCGCGCGGGCCGTTCTGCTCCAACACCTCCACCACCCTGGTCTCGGGCTTGTTCATGCAGGCCGGCGGCGAAGGCTACGACGGCATCAACGTCTATTGCGGCACCCTGCTGCAGGCGCGCCATTCGGCGATCCTGAGCTTCACCGATTTCGCCTGGAACAAGACCCTCGGCGGCACGGGCTGGCTGGTCAACCTGACCCAGGGCAGCACCCTGCTCGACAATGGCGCCGGCACCACCGGCGCCGGCCGCACCCCGCACGCCGGCGCCGCGGCCAATACCTCGACCGTGCAGACCGCGAGCGAGATCTACGTGCTGCCCGGCAGCAACTACCGCGCCGCGATCAGCCAGCGTCCGGGCGGCATCGCCGCCAACACCTACGTCACCGCCGGCAGCTGCCTTACCGGCACCGCCCTGAGCAACGAACAAGACGCTTCGTGCACGCTCGCCGTCACCGGCCTGCCCGACATCGCGGTGACGCTGAGCACGCCGGCGCCGGTCTACAGCAACTACGGCCAGTTGCAGAACATCGTCCTGACCGCGACCAACGTCGGCCCCGGCGCCACCGACGGCGACGACGGCTTCAGCGTGGTCGCAACCCTGCCGGCCGGCTGGACCGCCGGCACCCTGCCGGCCAACTGCGTCGCCAGCGGCGGCAATACCGTGGTCACCTGTGCGCTGAATCCGACTCCGCTGGCCGGCTCGGCCGCGCCCGGCAGCAACGGCGGCACGGTCGGCTTCACCATCCCGGTCACGGTCAACTCGCCGACCCTCAGCGGCACCTACACCGCCAATGCCGCGCTCGGCCGCAGCCTGCCCGACGGCGACGCCGATCCGACCAACAACGATTTCAACACCGCCAACGACACCGCCAGCGGCCCCCTGGTGTTCCAGAAGCAACCGATCCTGCGCCTGCGCAAGGCCTTGCCGCTGGGGCGGTTCGTCGCCGCCGACCAGTTCGCCCTGAGCATCGCCGGCACCGGCGGCCCGGCGAACGCCACTACCGCCGGCAGCGGCAGCACCGCGAACGGCGAAGCCCTGCTCAACGGCAGCGTCGGCGCGGTCTACACCCTGTCCGAAGCCGGCGCGGCCGGCGCCAACCTCGCCAACTACACCAGCGCTTACAGCTGCAGCAACGCCCTGGCCGGCGGCCAGGCGCCGAACGGCAACGGCGCCAGCTTCAATCTCACCGCGGTCGCCGGCGACGATCTGACCTGCACCTTCGGCAATACGCGCGCGCCGCTGGCCGATCTGGCGATCAGCAAGACCAATGGCGTCAGCACCGTTTCCCGCGGCGCGACCACGACCTACACCATCGTCGTCACCAACAACGGCCCGGACGCGGTGACCGGCGCGATCCTGCGCGACCCGGCGGCCGGCCGCCAAGGCCTGAGCTGCACCGCGCCGCCGAGCTGCACCGGCGCGGCCTGCCCGGCCGGATTGACCCTGGCTCAGCTGGAAGGCGGCGTCGCCCTCGGCGCGCTCGCCAACGGCGCCACGGTTACGGTCGACCTGAGCTGCACGGTGCAGTAA
- a CDS encoding DUF2845 domain-containing protein, giving the protein MTRTIASLLLFVLSSAAMAQTVAFGNKVIVVGDSVGRLEQVAGKPAKIVPIQNKFGANVAERYEYYVGTKTVLVTVRDGRVIDVMELF; this is encoded by the coding sequence ATGACCCGAACGATCGCATCGCTGCTGCTGTTCGTCCTCAGCTCGGCCGCGATGGCGCAGACCGTAGCCTTCGGCAACAAAGTCATCGTGGTCGGCGACAGCGTCGGCCGCCTGGAACAGGTGGCGGGCAAGCCGGCCAAGATCGTGCCGATCCAGAACAAGTTCGGCGCCAACGTCGCCGAGCGCTACGAGTACTACGTCGGCACCAAGACCGTGCTGGTCACCGTCCGCGACGGACGGGTGATCGACGTGATGGAACTGTTCTAA
- a CDS encoding DUF6491 family protein, giving the protein MKALLTAVLAAVALAGCASTPRLDDAQRLALYRAHAGAPVDSFQYFGDLNGWTPLGDSALAVWTRPNQAYLLELRGPCSDLEFASAISVSNQMGRVHARFDKVTALGTQSIKMPCFIGRILPLDVKAIKQAQQEMRSAGTVPRDDAGQ; this is encoded by the coding sequence ATGAAAGCCTTGCTTACCGCCGTGCTCGCCGCCGTGGCGCTGGCCGGCTGCGCCTCCACCCCGAGGCTCGACGACGCCCAGCGCCTGGCGCTGTACCGCGCCCACGCCGGCGCGCCGGTCGACAGCTTCCAGTACTTCGGCGACCTCAACGGTTGGACGCCGCTGGGCGACAGCGCGCTGGCGGTGTGGACGCGCCCCAACCAGGCCTACTTGCTGGAACTGCGCGGCCCCTGCAGCGACCTGGAGTTCGCCTCGGCGATCAGCGTCAGCAACCAGATGGGGCGCGTGCATGCGCGCTTCGACAAGGTCACCGCGCTCGGCACGCAGTCGATCAAGATGCCCTGCTTCATCGGCCGCATCCTGCCGCTGGACGTCAAGGCGATCAAACAGGCGCAACAGGAAATGCGCAGCGCCGGCACCGTGCCGCGCGACGACGCCGGCCAGTGA
- a CDS encoding LEA type 2 family protein: MRTIGPAIGLTLAAALLASCSTGPVRRVSEPAARIQQLTVRANGSWTVEVRLENFSSIPMRFDRFDLQLKLGEDSAGQLQAQPALSIGPESADVVKVELTPSGTAKIAVADALAGGRSLNYSLKGDVVATPDEAKQRTFAIERSSALSPAPGLPGVMR; encoded by the coding sequence ATGCGAACGATCGGCCCGGCGATCGGCCTGACCCTGGCCGCCGCGTTGCTGGCCAGTTGCTCCACCGGACCGGTACGCCGCGTCTCCGAACCCGCCGCGCGCATCCAGCAGTTGACCGTGCGCGCCAACGGCAGTTGGACGGTCGAGGTGCGGCTGGAGAACTTCAGCAGCATCCCGATGCGCTTCGACCGCTTCGATCTGCAGCTCAAGCTCGGCGAAGACAGCGCCGGCCAGTTGCAGGCCCAGCCCGCGCTGTCGATCGGCCCCGAATCGGCCGACGTGGTCAAGGTCGAGCTGACTCCGTCCGGCACCGCCAAGATCGCCGTCGCCGACGCCCTCGCCGGCGGCCGTAGCCTCAACTACAGCCTCAAGGGCGACGTCGTGGCCACTCCCGACGAAGCCAAGCAACGCACCTTCGCCATCGAACGCAGCAGCGCGCTGAGCCCCGCGCCGGGCTTGCCTGGCGTGATGCGCTGA
- a CDS encoding acyl-CoA dehydrogenase C-terminal domain-containing protein — translation MSTYKAPLADMRFALFDVLGAEAAFQRLGYADASRDVLDAVLDEGARFTETVLAPLNSVGDQIGCSHDKASGVVTTPPGFKQAYAQYVEGGWAGLTSDTRFGGQGLPHAAGVPLKEMIDAANLAWGNFPLLSHGATEALLHHGEEWQQEVFLKPLVEGRWTGTMCLTEPHCGTDLGLLKTRAEPQADGSYAITGTKIFITAGEHDFTDNIVHLVLARLPDAPAGSKGISLFIVPKVQVARDGSLGGANAVRCGSLEHKMGIHASATCVMNFDGAQGYLIGQPHKGLMAMFTMMNTARLAVGLQGLGLSDRALQNALRYSRERLQMRALSGAKHPELAADPIIVHPDVRRMLLTCKALVEGGRVMGYDAALLVDIAHASGDEKERAEADALIGFMTPIVKACLTEWGVECTYHALQCFGGHGYIAEHGMEQLARDARITTLYEGTTGIQALDLLGRKVMQLQGAGLKLMLERIERFCAEHEGNAAVAEFVAPLRAKAAQWQQLTMSIGKRAMANPDEVGAAAYDYLMYSGYVSLAYWWARSVAASEASAQSERFKAGKRETARFYFARLLPRCESHAATIGASVETLTALDADAFDA, via the coding sequence ATGAGCACCTACAAAGCCCCCCTCGCCGACATGCGTTTCGCCCTGTTCGACGTGCTCGGCGCCGAAGCCGCGTTCCAGCGCCTGGGTTACGCCGACGCCAGCCGCGACGTGCTCGACGCCGTGCTCGATGAAGGCGCGCGTTTCACCGAAACCGTGCTCGCCCCGCTCAACAGCGTCGGCGACCAGATCGGCTGCAGCCACGACAAGGCCAGCGGCGTGGTGACTACACCGCCGGGCTTCAAGCAGGCTTACGCCCAGTACGTCGAAGGCGGCTGGGCCGGCCTCACCTCCGACACCCGCTTCGGCGGCCAGGGCCTGCCGCACGCGGCCGGCGTGCCGCTGAAGGAAATGATCGACGCCGCCAACCTGGCCTGGGGCAACTTCCCGCTGCTCTCGCACGGCGCCACCGAGGCGCTGCTGCACCACGGCGAGGAGTGGCAGCAGGAGGTGTTCCTCAAGCCGCTGGTCGAAGGCCGCTGGACCGGCACCATGTGCCTGACCGAGCCGCATTGCGGCACCGACCTGGGCCTGCTCAAGACCCGCGCCGAGCCGCAGGCCGACGGCAGCTATGCAATCACCGGCACCAAGATCTTCATCACCGCCGGCGAGCACGATTTCACCGACAACATCGTCCACCTGGTGCTGGCGCGCCTGCCGGACGCGCCGGCCGGCAGCAAGGGCATTTCCTTGTTCATCGTGCCCAAGGTCCAGGTCGCGCGCGACGGCAGCCTGGGCGGGGCCAACGCGGTGCGCTGCGGCAGCCTCGAGCACAAGATGGGCATCCACGCCTCGGCCACCTGCGTGATGAACTTCGACGGCGCCCAGGGCTATCTGATCGGCCAGCCGCACAAGGGCCTGATGGCGATGTTCACCATGATGAACACCGCCCGCCTCGCGGTCGGCCTGCAAGGCCTGGGCCTGTCCGACCGCGCGCTGCAGAACGCGCTGCGCTACTCGCGCGAGCGCCTGCAGATGCGCGCGCTGTCCGGGGCCAAGCACCCCGAACTGGCCGCCGACCCGATCATCGTCCACCCCGACGTGCGGCGCATGCTGCTGACCTGCAAGGCGCTGGTCGAAGGCGGCCGGGTGATGGGCTACGACGCCGCCCTGCTGGTCGACATCGCCCACGCCAGCGGCGACGAGAAGGAACGCGCCGAGGCCGACGCGCTGATCGGCTTCATGACCCCGATCGTCAAGGCCTGCCTGACCGAGTGGGGCGTGGAATGCACCTACCACGCGCTGCAGTGCTTCGGCGGCCACGGCTACATCGCCGAGCACGGCATGGAGCAGCTCGCCCGCGACGCGCGCATCACCACCTTGTACGAAGGCACCACCGGCATCCAGGCCCTGGACCTGCTCGGCCGCAAGGTCATGCAGCTGCAGGGCGCGGGACTGAAGCTGATGCTGGAGCGGATCGAGCGCTTCTGCGCCGAGCACGAAGGCAATGCCGCGGTGGCCGAGTTCGTCGCTCCGCTGCGCGCCAAGGCGGCGCAGTGGCAGCAGCTGACGATGTCGATCGGCAAGCGCGCGATGGCCAATCCGGACGAAGTCGGCGCCGCCGCCTACGACTACCTGATGTACTCCGGCTACGTGTCGCTGGCCTACTGGTGGGCGCGCAGCGTCGCCGCCAGCGAAGCCTCGGCGCAGTCCGAGCGCTTCAAGGCCGGCAAGCGCGAAACCGCGCGCTTCTACTTCGCCCGCCTGCTGCCGCGTTGCGAAAGCCATGCCGCGACCATCGGCGCCAGCGTCGAGACCCTGACCGCGCTCGACGCCGACGCGTTCGACGCCTAA